The following proteins come from a genomic window of Kitasatospora sp. NBC_01246:
- a CDS encoding demethylmenaquinone methyltransferase, protein MTRASLDKQPHEVAAMFDDVAAKYDRTNDVLSLGQARAWRRAVAEAVAAGPGDVVLDLGAGTGTSSLPFAEAGATVVPCDFSVGMLAEGKRRHPELPLTAGDATRLPFADGTFDSVTISFALRNVQDTDAALSEMFRVTKPGGKLVICEFSTPTWTPLRTVYTEYLMRALPPVATAVSSNPDAYVYLAESIREWPDQPELAAKLQEAGWSKVAWRNLTGGIVALHRAYKVS, encoded by the coding sequence GTGACCCGAGCCTCTCTGGACAAGCAGCCGCACGAAGTCGCCGCCATGTTCGACGACGTCGCGGCCAAGTACGACCGCACCAACGACGTGCTTTCCCTCGGCCAGGCCCGTGCCTGGCGCCGGGCGGTGGCCGAGGCGGTGGCCGCCGGTCCGGGCGACGTCGTGCTCGACCTCGGGGCCGGTACCGGCACCTCCTCGCTGCCCTTCGCCGAGGCGGGCGCCACGGTCGTCCCGTGCGACTTCTCGGTCGGCATGCTCGCGGAGGGCAAGCGCCGCCACCCCGAACTGCCGCTCACCGCGGGGGACGCGACCAGGCTGCCGTTCGCCGACGGCACCTTCGACTCGGTGACGATCTCCTTCGCGCTGCGCAACGTGCAGGACACCGACGCGGCGCTGAGCGAGATGTTCCGGGTCACCAAGCCCGGCGGCAAGCTGGTGATCTGCGAGTTCTCGACGCCGACCTGGACGCCGCTGCGGACGGTCTACACCGAGTACCTGATGCGCGCGCTGCCGCCGGTGGCCACCGCGGTCAGCAGCAACCCGGACGCCTACGTCTACCTCGCCGAGTCCATCCGGGAGTGGCCGGACCAGCCGGAGCTGGCCGCGAAGCTCCAGGAGGCCGGCTGGTCCAAGGTCGCCTGGCGCAACCTGACCGGCGGGATCGTCGCCCTGCACCGGGCGTACAAGGTCTCCTAG
- a CDS encoding geranylgeranyl reductase family protein has translation MTKPDSPVESTADVIVVGAGPAGATTAYYLAQAGLDVLLLEKTSFPREKVCGDGLTPRATKQLVDMGIDVSTGNGWLHNKGLRIIGGGVRLELDWPELSAFPDYGLVRKRADFDELLARQAEKAGARLYERCNVSGPVLDDRTGRIVGVTARLGDEKRAVTFRAPLVVAADGNSTRLSLAMGLHRREDRPMGVAYRTYFNSPRHDDDYLESWLELWDTRAGERKLLPGYGWIFGMGDGTSNVGLGILNSSPAFGELDWRDVLKAWCASMPAEWGYTPENMTDPIRGAALPMAFNRQPHYTRGLLLVGDAGGMVNPFNGEGIAYAMESGQIAAGVIVQANARVTEGGRERALQAYPRILKDVYGGYYTLGRAFVKLIGNPKVMQLATQRGLTHPMLMKFVLKMLANLTDPQGGDAMDRIINGLARVAPNA, from the coding sequence CTGACGAAGCCGGACAGCCCCGTGGAGAGCACCGCGGACGTCATCGTGGTCGGCGCGGGCCCGGCCGGCGCCACCACCGCGTACTACCTCGCCCAGGCCGGGCTGGACGTGCTGCTGCTGGAGAAGACGTCGTTCCCCCGCGAGAAGGTCTGCGGCGACGGTCTGACGCCCCGTGCCACCAAGCAGCTGGTCGACATGGGGATCGACGTGTCGACCGGGAACGGCTGGCTGCACAACAAGGGCCTGCGGATCATCGGCGGCGGGGTCCGGCTGGAGCTGGACTGGCCGGAGCTGTCCGCGTTCCCCGACTACGGGCTGGTCCGCAAGCGCGCCGACTTCGACGAGCTGCTCGCCCGTCAGGCGGAGAAGGCCGGCGCCCGGCTGTACGAGCGGTGCAACGTCAGCGGCCCGGTGCTGGACGACCGGACCGGCCGGATCGTCGGCGTCACCGCCCGGCTCGGCGACGAGAAGCGTGCGGTGACCTTCCGCGCCCCGCTGGTCGTCGCGGCCGACGGCAACTCCACCCGGCTCTCGCTGGCCATGGGCCTGCACCGCCGGGAGGACCGTCCGATGGGCGTCGCCTACCGGACGTACTTCAACTCCCCGCGCCACGACGACGACTACCTGGAGTCCTGGCTGGAGCTGTGGGACACCCGCGCCGGGGAGCGCAAGCTGCTGCCCGGCTACGGCTGGATCTTCGGCATGGGCGACGGCACCTCCAACGTCGGCCTCGGCATCCTCAACTCCTCGCCCGCCTTCGGCGAGCTGGACTGGCGCGACGTGCTCAAGGCCTGGTGCGCGAGCATGCCGGCGGAGTGGGGCTACACCCCCGAGAACATGACCGACCCGATCCGCGGCGCCGCCCTGCCGATGGCCTTCAACCGGCAGCCGCACTACACCCGCGGCCTGCTGCTGGTCGGTGACGCGGGCGGCATGGTCAACCCGTTCAACGGCGAGGGCATCGCCTACGCGATGGAATCCGGCCAGATCGCGGCCGGCGTCATCGTCCAGGCCAACGCCCGGGTGACGGAGGGCGGCCGCGAGCGCGCCCTCCAGGCGTACCCGCGCATCCTCAAGGACGTCTACGGCGGCTACTACACCCTCGGCCGCGCCTTCGTGAAGCTCATCGGCAACCCCAAGGTGATGCAGCTCGCCACCCAGCGCGGCCTGACCCACCCGATGCTGATGAAGTTCGTGCTCAAGATGCTGGCCAACCTGACCGACCCGCAGGGCGGCGACGCCATGGACCGCATCATCAACGGCCTCGCCCGGGTCGCCCCGAACGCCTGA
- a CDS encoding peptidylprolyl isomerase: MTIQPSTTPRKARHMRRKHWALPAAATVLLLAATTGTAAADPAPAPPAAPGCAYTPAVPADNFKGIPVFDAKKAAKPYQATLKTGQGAITFRALTAEAPCTTFSFRFLAEHDYFDKSHCHRLTTQRIFVLQCGDPTGTGSGGPGYSFPDENLTGATYPAGTVAMANAGPNTNGSQFFIVWKDTKLSPAYTPFGRVTAGLDVLQKIAAGGEDDQNGPGDGFPTLPVKFRNVRISAR; encoded by the coding sequence ATGACAATCCAGCCGTCCACCACCCCCCGGAAGGCCCGTCACATGAGGCGCAAGCACTGGGCGCTGCCCGCCGCCGCCACCGTCCTCCTGCTGGCCGCGACCACCGGCACCGCCGCGGCGGACCCCGCGCCGGCCCCGCCCGCGGCCCCCGGCTGCGCGTACACCCCGGCCGTGCCCGCCGACAACTTCAAGGGCATCCCGGTCTTCGACGCCAAGAAGGCCGCCAAGCCCTACCAGGCGACCCTGAAGACCGGCCAGGGCGCGATCACCTTCCGGGCCCTGACCGCCGAGGCGCCCTGCACGACGTTCTCGTTCCGCTTCCTCGCCGAGCACGACTACTTCGACAAGAGCCACTGCCACCGGCTCACCACCCAGCGGATCTTCGTCCTGCAGTGCGGCGACCCGACCGGCACCGGCAGCGGCGGCCCGGGCTACTCGTTCCCCGACGAGAACCTCACCGGTGCCACCTACCCCGCCGGCACCGTGGCCATGGCCAACGCCGGGCCGAACACCAACGGCAGCCAGTTCTTCATCGTCTGGAAGGACACCAAGCTCTCCCCCGCCTACACCCCGTTCGGCCGGGTGACCGCCGGCCTGGACGTCCTGCAGAAGATCGCGGCGGGCGGCGAGGACGACCAGAACGGCCCCGGCGACGGCTTCCCGACCCTCCCGGTGAAGTTCCGGAACGTGCGGATCAGCGCCCGCTGA
- a CDS encoding DMT family transporter — MRPSPALLRDVPVLLVAVVWGSSFLAVQQVAGPGTVVAMLVLRFGLVLPLLGVLARRALRGMGRAEWLGGAVLGLVLGGVFLLETYGAVHTSATNAGLIISLTMVFTPLAESALTRTPLPRAFLAAAGLAVLGVALLTGGGGLKAPTSGDLLVLGAAVVRTAHVLAMSRVRAIRNTDNLGLTWVQLATATLVFALAAPFAGPLPWTVAASYGPTEWAWLLHLALLCTLFAFLVQMWAVRATSPSRVSLLLGTEPLWAAVFGIALAGNHLGPVALAGGALVLVATEWGRRTAVGAARPEPRPVEPAPASV, encoded by the coding sequence ATGCGCCCGTCACCCGCCCTGCTCCGTGATGTACCCGTGCTGCTGGTGGCGGTGGTGTGGGGGTCGAGCTTCCTCGCGGTGCAGCAGGTGGCCGGGCCGGGGACGGTGGTGGCGATGCTGGTGCTGCGCTTCGGGCTGGTGCTGCCGCTGCTGGGGGTCCTCGCCCGGCGGGCGCTGCGGGGGATGGGCCGGGCCGAGTGGCTGGGCGGAGCGGTGCTGGGCCTGGTGCTCGGCGGGGTCTTCCTGCTGGAGACCTACGGCGCGGTGCACACCTCCGCGACCAACGCCGGGCTGATCATCAGCCTCACGATGGTGTTCACCCCGCTCGCGGAGAGCGCGCTCACCCGGACACCGCTGCCGCGGGCCTTCCTCGCGGCGGCCGGGCTGGCCGTGCTGGGCGTCGCCCTGCTCACCGGCGGCGGCGGGCTGAAGGCGCCCACCTCCGGTGACCTGCTGGTGCTCGGCGCCGCCGTGGTGCGGACGGCGCACGTCCTGGCGATGTCCCGGGTCCGGGCCATCCGGAACACCGACAACCTGGGTCTCACCTGGGTCCAACTCGCCACCGCCACGTTGGTGTTCGCCCTCGCCGCGCCGTTCGCCGGGCCGCTGCCGTGGACCGTCGCCGCCTCGTACGGGCCGACCGAGTGGGCCTGGCTGCTGCATCTGGCGCTGCTCTGCACGCTGTTCGCCTTCCTGGTGCAGATGTGGGCGGTCCGGGCCACCTCGCCGTCCCGGGTCAGCCTGCTGCTCGGCACCGAGCCGCTCTGGGCCGCCGTCTTCGGGATCGCCCTGGCCGGCAACCACTTGGGACCGGTGGCGCTGGCCGGCGGCGCGCTCGTCCTGGTCGCCACCGAGTGGGGGCGCCGCACCGCCGTCGGCGCCGCGCGGCCCGAACCCCGGCCGGTGGAGCCGGCCCCGGCGTCGGTCTGA
- a CDS encoding NADH-quinone oxidoreductase subunit A, whose protein sequence is MNAYAPILVLGAIAAAFAVGSVVMASLTGPKRYNRAKLEAYECGIEPTPQPVGGGRFPIKYYLTAMLFIVFDIEIVFLYPWAVSFDALGIFGLVEMLLFIATVFVAYAYVWRRGGLEWD, encoded by the coding sequence ATGAATGCCTACGCGCCGATCCTCGTACTCGGTGCCATCGCGGCGGCGTTCGCGGTCGGCTCCGTCGTGATGGCCTCACTGACCGGGCCCAAGCGGTACAACCGGGCCAAGTTGGAGGCGTACGAGTGCGGCATCGAGCCGACCCCGCAGCCCGTGGGCGGCGGTCGGTTCCCGATCAAGTACTACCTGACGGCGATGCTCTTCATCGTCTTCGACATCGAGATCGTCTTCCTTTATCCGTGGGCGGTGAGCTTCGACGCCCTGGGGATCTTCGGGCTGGTCGAGATGCTCCTGTTCATCGCCACCGTCTTCGTCGCCTACGCCTACGTCTGGCGCCGCGGCGGTCTGGAGTGGGACTGA
- a CDS encoding NuoB/complex I 20 kDa subunit family protein: MGIEEKLPSGFLLTSVETAAGWVRKASLFPATFGLACCAIEMMTTGAGRYDLARFGMEVFRGSPRQADLMIVAGRVSQKMAPVLRQVYDQMPNPKWVISMGVCASSGGMFNNYAIVQGVDHIVPVDIYLPGCPPRPEMLLDAILKLHDKIQHEPLGANRRRAEELGEALALTATPVSEMRGQLR; encoded by the coding sequence ATGGGAATCGAGGAGAAGCTGCCGAGCGGCTTTCTGCTCACGAGTGTGGAGACGGCCGCGGGCTGGGTGCGCAAGGCGTCGCTCTTCCCGGCCACCTTCGGACTCGCCTGCTGCGCGATCGAGATGATGACCACCGGGGCCGGCCGCTACGACCTGGCCCGGTTCGGGATGGAGGTCTTCCGGGGCTCCCCCCGGCAGGCCGACCTGATGATCGTGGCAGGCCGGGTGAGCCAGAAGATGGCGCCGGTGCTGCGCCAGGTGTACGACCAGATGCCCAACCCGAAGTGGGTCATCTCGATGGGGGTCTGCGCCTCCTCGGGCGGGATGTTCAACAACTACGCGATCGTGCAGGGCGTCGACCACATCGTCCCGGTGGACATCTACCTCCCCGGATGTCCGCCCCGCCCGGAGATGCTGCTGGACGCCATCCTGAAGCTCCACGACAAGATCCAGCACGAGCCGCTGGGCGCGAACCGGCGCCGGGCCGAGGAGCTGGGCGAGGCACTGGCCCTCACGGCCACCCCGGTGAGCGAGATGCGGGGGCAGCTGCGATGA